Genomic segment of Arachis hypogaea cultivar Tifrunner chromosome 16, arahy.Tifrunner.gnm2.J5K5, whole genome shotgun sequence:
TTCGAGAGTCAGTAGGTTGATCGATGAAGTAAACTGAAGACCTTAAGATCCGAGATTGTTTTTAGACGTTATATTGTCGAGCGAAAGGAACGGGAACAGTTACGCATATTTTCATAAACGTGGGAGTTACACTTCGATTTAATTGATTggagatggctataaataggagaaGGCTCAAAGGCATAGGGGTTGGAAATTTGCTTCAGAAATTACTCacgcacactcacatcccagcGAATTTCTGAGTCTGCTTCGAGTCaaatttctgtagggttccttccacttgttttgcttttcatttacatttttttgcaaattttatttttcttgcaaatttatctttcaaataACATTTAACATTCTTGTCCAATTTACATTCCCAGTACTTTTATTTTTCGAATTCAAAGTCCTTTGATCTAATCGAAGGCATTTtactgctttgtttaaattcaatgcaaatcATTTCAAATTCAGTCGATTTATTTTCAaagtctttatttattattttcagatTTCCTTAAGTTTATGTCCGATCGAAAGGTTTTTGATGCACTTTGAAAAACTGGTACTCGCAAGAAGGAGTAGGTTTCACTCCCAGAccattagatatcgaaccaccatcaatttgctaaaaatcgacaagaCAAAGTGTTAACGCTATGAGTGATCTAGCACAATCTCGGTCACACCTTAACTTATACATTCTCAGGCAATAACTACAAACTTACCATGGCGATGATTAGTAGCTGTCTGAGTGAATGGTTCAATTCACCCTCTTCTTCTTAAAGATTAAGGGCAATAACTACAAACTTACCATGGCGATGATTAGTAGCTAGTTTGAGAGGATGGTCAGTCTCATTGGGACTAAGGCACAACCCAAACTCCTACAGAAGATAGTAATAAAGAAATTTTCATAACGGGCACAAGCCTGACAGAGCAATGCCGCATGGAGGTAGAAGACCTATCGATCGTGAATTGCCTTTTTCGGAAAAGAAGCAATAATGGTATCTAGGAAATAAATATCAACTAACTATATGCCAGCAATCGCAGTAAGACACAGGATGTAAAGATTATCCAAAATGATTGGGTTAAAGCATATGTAGGTGGTTTTTTAAGTTCATTGTCAGAATCCAGGGCTCAATCTTAAACAGTGAAAACTATCAGATTGGAGTACGGTAGGGATAGAAGAAATTTCTAGTAGATTGGTAAAATgcatagaaataaaaaagaacaacttaatttttaggattttgaaaaaaagataatgaGCTTAACAATGATAACTTTTATAACTTAATGTTTAGaattttaaagaaataaagaacacaaTTGTGTTAGGTTATTTAGCATTAACACTAAATTAACAGAAAATGAGAATATGATTAACATGgtacaattttttaatttaaaaaattaaaataatataattaaaattttgagaacttttctaatatattttataatttttagagactactataaaatttaacttaaaaaaagaataagtaaatataaaatttgaacaaatttgtccatatattttttgaatttaaatcttttaaattttaatttactttagaaaataaagtgagatattttattattgaatgattttttttttatattttttttattctacctataaaataaataataataaattaaattttatcctctaaagtgaaattcaaaatttaatgtcTAAATTCGTATTTCCTTTGGTAGCAGATATACATAGATAAAACATGAATTTTGAACAAGATAAATATGTttaggaaaaaaaagagaaaaaacagaaagaaataatatacttgCAGAAAAAGAAACAAGATAAATTCGTTCCATGCGTAGTGATATGGTATATATACGATGTAGACAACATGTGTTGTACATATTGGTTTCTCGAGGAGGGGAAAACGATATGTTGCAAAATTATATAtgaaacaaaaatacaaaatccaaaaatatctataaaatattatttagctTTGATTTAAAACTTCAATTTTTTCTTATAAATATATCAAAAGAATCCAACTTTTTTAGAATACAAAATGATATCTTCATAAGTAATCTTgtttgaaacataaaaaaataaaaaaattctttcaactaccgaatattcttttatttacttctaacttttttgttcaaaataaaaaataaaaaatccatttTTGCATTTGCACTTCCAATTTTCCATTATCATTTGCCATAAACTCCTAGCACGCTCCGATCCTCAAGCACGAAACATTCATTGAGataacgagagagagagagagagaatcgctAAAGCCACAATCCCTCCCGATTGGCAGAAAATAGAAAGtgctggaaaaaaaaaaaaggaaaagtgacaagacaaaatttcaatttcaaacccAAAGCATACGCCAAAACCAAGAGCTGAGACACGAACCCACGTAGAAATTAGGAAGTTAGAATAGAGTAGAATAGAAAGCAAGCAAGCAAGCTATCCCCAACACCAGAAAGAAATccacaagaaagaaagaaagaaagaaaaaaggggaaAAGGGAGGAGAAAATCAAACGGAGCCCAAGCCAAAGGAGAAAGAAATTCAGAGAgccatagaaaaaaaaaaaaaaaaaggaagactgGCGTGTAAAGAAAGAATCGAGTGAGAGTAATCAAGAGAGGAAGATACTTGTGTTTCCCTTATGCAATGCATCAGAAGAAATCAGAGGTTCAGATCGGAAAAGAAAGCGTTGGCGTCTCTTCCGATTTCAATCCAACACCACCACTACATCACCCATCTTCAATTCACCAGAAACACCATAATCACCACCAAAGCTATCAAGTTTTCCCTCAATTAAGCAGCGCCACACACAACGAGAAAACTGCACCAACAACTGCAACCCAATCATCTGCACCCTACAAGAGACCGTTATTGACCCAAACCCCTTCTACCCTCTCCAAATCCCCAACCCTCCACCAATTCCCAACCACCCCACCCTCCCCTTTCAAGCACCACAACGCCGCCTTCTTCTCCGTCACTATCGCCGCCAGGAGCGCCGCCTACCGGATACTCCGCCGCCTCAAGCACCTCCGTTGCTTCCGCCTCCGCCGCCTTCGGCTCCGACTCCGCGCCGTCCTTCTCCTCTCGCTGCCCCTTTTCTACTTCCTTGTCTCCCACCCGACCCATTCCTTCCTCCTAGACTTCCTCTCCGCCTTCGCCTTCTCCGCCGCGCTCCTCCTCTCCCTCAACCTCGCTGTCCCCCGGCTGCCATCCATCCGCCTCCTCCTCGCCCGCTCCCTCCCCATCGGCCTCAAGGCCCCTTCCTCCCTCTGCAAGCCGGCGCCGACTCTCCCCGTCTTTTGGACCATCGGTTCCCACCAAAAGGTTGCTGCCTCCCCCGACTCTGCCGCCGCCACCACAACGTCCGGGTGCTGGGTGCAGGTCTACGGCAATGGCGACGTCTACGAGGGAGAGTTTCACAAGGGAAAGTGCTGTGGGAGTGGTGTTTATTATTACAGCATGAGTGGCCGGTATGAGGGGGATTGGATTGATGGCAAGTATGATGGGCATGGGGTGGAGACTTGGGCTAGGGGAAGCCGGTACCGGGGGCAGTACCGGCAAGGATTGCGGCACGGTTTTGGTGTGTATAGGTTCTACACTGGGGATGTATATGCTGGAGAGTGGTCTAATGGGCAGAGCCATGGGTGTGGGGTTCATACTTGTGAGGACGGAAGTAGGTATGTTGGGGAATTCAAGTGGGGCGTTAAGCATGGCCTTGGTCACTACCATTTCAGGTGAATTTTTCAAATTGCTTtagttgatttgagttgtttgaTGCATTTAAATTTTGGATGGATTTGATATCTTTTGGGGTTGTTTTTAATGAATAGGTTTGCCAATTGGTGTTGCATCTTGAATAAAGTTTCATGTATTTGTG
This window contains:
- the LOC112755224 gene encoding uncharacterized protein, giving the protein MHQKKSEVQIGKESVGVSSDFNPTPPLHHPSSIHQKHHNHHQSYQVFPQLSSATHNEKTAPTTATQSSAPYKRPLLTQTPSTLSKSPTLHQFPTTPPSPFKHHNAAFFSVTIAARSAAYRILRRLKHLRCFRLRRLRLRLRAVLLLSLPLFYFLVSHPTHSFLLDFLSAFAFSAALLLSLNLAVPRLPSIRLLLARSLPIGLKAPSSLCKPAPTLPVFWTIGSHQKVAASPDSAAATTTSGCWVQVYGNGDVYEGEFHKGKCCGSGVYYYSMSGRYEGDWIDGKYDGHGVETWARGSRYRGQYRQGLRHGFGVYRFYTGDVYAGEWSNGQSHGCGVHTCEDGSRYVGEFKWGVKHGLGHYHFRNGDTYAGEYFADKMHGFGVYRFANGHRYEGAWHEGRRQGLGMYTFRNGETQSGHWQNGVLDIPSTHNTAYPVSPVAVYHSKVLNVVQEARRAAEKAYDVAKVDERVNRAVAAANRAANAARVAAVKAVQMQMNHVNNESFRIPVV